A part of Bacteroidota bacterium genomic DNA contains:
- a CDS encoding S8 family serine peptidase yields the protein MGSILFKEIEDFRKQQTAFTVHPRPLVVDALDSLDKQYVSEFINPSEYYKITKGGRNTVIALLDTGVYAEHKALNEKVIASMMYNGSTKGPNGKLTDEHGHGTHLAGILVAEHITISYKVDGITKTEKIGGMIPDARLVSIRVTSDNSGNTSWYAIAEGLEQVFNYNLKPGMKADDKIKIVVLAYNAFDNVNSDYPVCNHRINKLIQELYKMGIPVVVSAGNAYDYYQPAFTTSIASGLAYPAYFKNTLVAMANDSNNKLASFTQRNCDEDHNFGNNVFSAIGADTISTGIGAVDAASVLSGSSQAAAVLAGLYIQKLIRLSTGSDSLHPSRIFYELNQHATIQNQNMLDASRTAHTKHFKIANL from the coding sequence ATGGGAAGTATCTTATTTAAAGAAATTGAAGATTTCAGAAAACAACAAACCGCCTTCACCGTTCATCCTAGACCTTTAGTTGTAGATGCACTGGATAGCCTGGACAAGCAATATGTAAGTGAATTTATTAACCCTTCTGAATATTATAAAATTACAAAAGGAGGTAGAAATACGGTAATTGCTTTATTAGATACCGGCGTTTATGCAGAACACAAAGCATTAAATGAAAAAGTAATTGCATCCATGATGTATAATGGTTCAACTAAGGGGCCTAACGGTAAGTTGACTGACGAGCATGGCCATGGCACACATCTGGCCGGTATTTTGGTAGCTGAGCACATTACAATTAGTTATAAGGTTGATGGTATTACAAAAACAGAAAAAATTGGCGGTATGATACCCGATGCTCGGTTAGTAAGTATTCGGGTTACTTCTGACAACAGTGGTAATACTTCATGGTATGCTATTGCCGAAGGTTTGGAGCAAGTGTTTAATTATAATTTAAAGCCGGGAATGAAAGCAGATGACAAAATTAAAATTGTTGTGCTGGCTTATAATGCATTCGATAATGTAAACTCAGATTATCCTGTTTGTAATCATCGTATTAATAAACTCATTCAGGAGTTATATAAAATGGGAATACCTGTTGTTGTTTCAGCTGGTAATGCATATGACTATTATCAACCTGCATTTACTACAAGTATTGCTTCAGGATTAGCTTATCCTGCTTATTTTAAAAATACATTGGTTGCAATGGCAAACGATAGTAATAATAAGTTAGCCTCATTTACACAACGAAACTGTGATGAGGACCATAATTTCGGTAATAACGTATTTAGCGCAATTGGCGCCGACACTATCTCCACCGGAATTGGAGCCGTAGATGCTGCCAGCGTATTAAGTGGCAGCAGTCAGGCAGCGGCGGTGTTAGCAGGATTATATATTCAAAAATTAATTCGCTTAAGCACAGGGTCTGATAGTTTACACCCAAGCAGAATATTTTATGAATTAAACCAACATGCCACCATTCAAAATCAAAATATGCTTGATGCCAGTCGCACAGCACATACTAAACATTTCAAAATCGCAAACCTCTAA
- a CDS encoding tetratricopeptide repeat protein, producing MNKIITLASFFVFACSMAFTQKVDTTYINTINQLSFDLRESNPDSCKLLAEEAIRLSEKIKYTRGLGDGYTRLGLLEKNKGSYTGAITYYKKSLSYRKQLNKPEQLAGTYSNIGNAYHNAAQFDSAIYYHLESIKIAEALNNTKLIIKYYGCLAVAYQKNESTEEALKYYTISYDYALKSDDPIDLLLPSINLSSLYIDINNPRKAISYLLNVVKNNPDLPAADDLGNIYNNLNTAYNNLNIEDSALYYFEAAKEIFEAEELPELGVCLSNMGILYFKAGNAEKAKQYLKNSNTLLLKANRLEVVEDNYLYLSGVYSNQGLFDSAEQMMQLHIIYRDSVFNQEKQAKISEIQTVYETEKKEQIIKRQKIVNSAIIIGSILLLAILLLLFNRRQLKKKLEFEQQLVSDRTRISSDLHDDIGSTLGSISYFSQLVTKLQKENDAEKVQDLLGKIEEVSGEAVENMSDIVWAIKPDNDNSEKMFLRIQNYATEFQQASNIQYQSKIDEAANHISLNMEQRKNIYLIFKESIYNAFKYSESSEILFTATYVANELCITLIDNGKGFEPGKTKSVNGNGLPNLMRRAKEIHAELIVDSAPGNGTKIMLKLPV from the coding sequence TTGAATAAGATCATTACGTTGGCTTCTTTTTTTGTGTTTGCCTGCTCAATGGCATTTACTCAAAAAGTTGATACCACCTATATTAATACTATAAACCAGCTTAGTTTTGATTTACGTGAAAGCAACCCCGACTCATGTAAGTTGCTTGCAGAAGAGGCAATACGGCTATCTGAAAAAATAAAGTATACACGCGGACTTGGTGATGGTTATACGCGGCTTGGTTTATTGGAAAAAAATAAAGGCAGTTATACCGGAGCAATCACGTATTATAAAAAAAGTTTATCCTATAGAAAACAATTAAATAAACCTGAGCAACTTGCCGGCACTTATTCAAATATTGGAAACGCTTACCATAATGCCGCCCAATTTGATTCTGCTATCTACTATCATCTCGAATCAATTAAAATTGCTGAGGCGCTCAATAACACCAAATTAATTATTAAATATTATGGTTGTTTGGCAGTAGCCTATCAAAAAAATGAAAGCACAGAAGAAGCTTTAAAATATTATACGATAAGTTATGATTATGCATTGAAATCGGATGACCCAATTGACTTACTGCTACCTTCAATAAATTTAAGTTCGCTTTATATTGATATTAATAATCCCCGCAAAGCAATCAGTTATTTGCTAAATGTTGTAAAAAACAATCCGGACTTGCCTGCAGCGGATGACTTGGGAAATATTTACAACAATCTAAACACTGCATATAATAATTTGAATATTGAAGACAGTGCTTTGTATTATTTTGAAGCCGCAAAAGAAATTTTTGAAGCAGAAGAGCTACCCGAACTTGGTGTTTGCCTAAGCAACATGGGAATACTATATTTTAAAGCCGGCAATGCAGAAAAAGCAAAACAATATCTCAAAAACAGCAACACATTACTGTTAAAAGCAAACCGCTTAGAAGTTGTTGAAGATAATTATTTATACTTATCTGGTGTTTATAGCAATCAGGGGTTATTTGATTCGGCAGAGCAAATGATGCAATTGCATATTATTTATCGTGATTCTGTTTTTAACCAGGAGAAACAGGCTAAAATAAGTGAGATACAAACCGTTTATGAAACAGAAAAGAAAGAGCAAATTATTAAAAGACAAAAAATTGTAAATTCAGCTATTATAATTGGTTCGATATTACTGCTTGCAATTTTATTATTGTTGTTTAATCGCCGTCAACTGAAAAAGAAACTTGAGTTCGAGCAGCAATTGGTTTCCGATAGAACCCGCATTAGTTCTGACTTACACGATGATATTGGCTCTACGCTTGGCAGCATTTCGTACTTTAGTCAGCTGGTAACCAAACTTCAGAAAGAAAATGATGCAGAAAAAGTACAGGATCTTCTTGGTAAAATTGAAGAGGTAAGTGGTGAAGCCGTAGAAAACATGAGTGATATTGTTTGGGCCATTAAGCCGGATAATGATAATTCGGAAAAAATGTTTTTACGGATTCAAAATTATGCGACAGAGTTTCAACAGGCTTCTAATATTCAATATCAGTCTAAAATAGATGAAGCTGCAAACCATATCAGTTTAAATATGGAGCAACGCAAAAATATTTATCTCATTTTTAAGGAGAGTATTTACAATGCATTTAAATATTCCGAATCATCTGAAATATTATTTACCGCTACCTATGTTGCGAACGAACTTTGTATCACTTTAATAGACAATGGCAAAGGTTTTGAGCCTGGAAAAACAAAAAGTGTTAATGGTAATGGATTACCCAATTTGATGCGCAGAGCAAAAGAAATTCATGCAGAATTAATTGTGGACAGTGCGCCTGGCAACGGAACAAAAATTATGCTTAAGTTGCCTGTTTGA
- the mfd gene encoding transcription-repair coupling factor, with the protein MDLQELLTVYREQDERIKNFTGQIEGAQKPINLHLKGIAGSLLSFVVSGIYKNLHHNHLFVLNDKEEAGYFLNDLETLLDKKDILYIPDSFKKETSFEEVNTNNVLLRTEAINKITNSATRGEIIVTYPEALVEKFVVAEVLKENIILLKKGEKLDDHFIIDLLAENGFERTDFVYEPGQFSVRGGIIDIFSFGNEQPYRVELYDDEVESIRVFDPTTQISEKSIAQVTIIPNIQTQFGAEQKSSLFHSLPKNTIVWFKDAKYTFEVINKVYEKAQDWYEIAKKEKLLDRDHPFNKYPPEELLLSGPSLLQEVPLFSCVEFGLHKSFDDAAEIVFNAAPQPLFNRNFDTLIQKLKEFQTQRYHLFIFMSNARQAERFHEIFTDLNAQLKYLPIIPVIREDGSASTTIAAGFIDHDKKIVCFTDHQIFERHHKYTIKSGFAKSDAITIKTLMELRPGDFVTHIDHGVGVYSGLEKIEINGQIQEAVRLIYRDNDLLYVNINSLHKISKYSGKDGTAPKLNKIGSDAWEQLKRKTKAKVKDIAKDLIALYAQRKASKGFSFSPDGYLQNELEASFIYEDTPDQFRATVDVKRDMEKPHPMDRLVCGDVGFGKTEIAIRAAFKAVVDGKQVAVLVPTTILASQHFKTFSERLKEFPVTVDYINRFKSDKDKKATLEKLAEGKVDILVGTHAIIGKKIKFKDLGLLIIDEEQKFGVTVKEKLRAFRANIDTLTLTATPIPRTLQFSMMGARDLSIINTPPPNRQPIQTELKTFDAEFIRDAIYQEIYRGGQVYFIHNRVRDIQETAALIKKVCPDLNIGVAHGQLEGEELEDHMLKFIDKTYDVLVCTNIVESGLDIPNANTIIINNAHWFGLSDLHQLRGRVGRSNKKAYCYLISPPLFGLPDDSRKRLRTIEQFADLGSGFQISMRDLDIRGAGNLLGAEQSGFISEIGFDMYHKILDEAIRELKQTQFKELFADQVAEKQEYVRDVQIDTDLEMLIPDAYITNINERMSIYTRLDNVANEEQITQFKTELTDRFGKVPRQVEELFNGIRLRWLAKDMGLERIIFKGRKLRCYFVENPESVFYDSQLFKQIMQVIGQKQTTGTIKQTDKHLILIFEQVQSMSHARTLLQNLHQVLFSAVSKQ; encoded by the coding sequence ATGGACTTGCAGGAATTGCTTACGGTATACCGAGAGCAGGACGAAAGAATTAAAAATTTTACCGGACAGATAGAGGGTGCCCAAAAGCCGATAAACCTCCATCTGAAGGGCATTGCAGGCTCATTACTTTCCTTTGTTGTTTCCGGAATTTATAAGAATCTTCACCACAACCATCTTTTTGTTTTAAATGACAAAGAGGAAGCCGGTTACTTTTTAAATGACCTTGAAACTTTACTTGACAAAAAGGATATTTTATACATTCCCGATTCATTTAAAAAGGAAACATCATTTGAGGAGGTAAACACCAATAATGTATTATTACGCACTGAGGCAATAAATAAAATCACAAATTCTGCTACCAGAGGTGAAATAATTGTTACTTATCCCGAAGCGCTCGTAGAAAAATTTGTTGTTGCAGAAGTATTAAAGGAAAATATCATTCTGCTAAAAAAAGGTGAAAAACTCGACGACCATTTTATAATTGATTTATTAGCGGAAAACGGTTTTGAAAGAACAGATTTTGTGTATGAACCCGGACAATTTTCGGTGCGTGGTGGTATTATCGATATTTTTTCATTTGGCAACGAGCAACCTTACCGCGTTGAATTATATGATGATGAGGTAGAAAGTATTCGTGTATTTGACCCTACTACTCAAATTTCAGAAAAATCGATTGCGCAGGTTACCATAATTCCGAATATTCAGACTCAATTTGGTGCCGAGCAAAAATCATCGTTGTTTCACTCCTTACCTAAAAATACGATTGTCTGGTTTAAGGATGCAAAATATACATTTGAGGTAATCAATAAAGTATATGAAAAGGCGCAGGACTGGTATGAGATAGCAAAAAAAGAAAAATTGCTGGATCGTGATCATCCGTTTAATAAATATCCGCCGGAGGAATTATTACTTTCAGGGCCTTCTTTATTACAGGAAGTTCCACTGTTTAGTTGTGTGGAATTTGGTTTGCATAAAAGTTTTGATGATGCTGCAGAAATCGTTTTTAATGCAGCACCACAACCTTTATTTAACAGGAACTTTGATACCCTGATTCAAAAATTAAAAGAATTTCAAACGCAACGATATCATTTATTTATTTTCATGAGCAATGCGCGACAAGCGGAACGTTTTCATGAAATATTTACCGATTTAAATGCGCAATTAAAATATTTACCAATAATTCCTGTGATTCGTGAAGACGGTTCAGCATCAACTACAATTGCTGCGGGGTTTATTGACCACGATAAAAAAATTGTTTGTTTCACCGACCACCAAATATTTGAGCGCCATCATAAATACACCATAAAAAGTGGATTTGCCAAAAGTGATGCGATTACGATAAAAACCTTGATGGAGTTGCGTCCCGGCGATTTTGTAACACATATCGACCACGGTGTAGGTGTATATTCGGGATTAGAAAAAATTGAAATAAACGGTCAAATTCAGGAAGCGGTTCGTTTAATTTATCGCGATAATGATTTATTGTATGTGAATATTAATTCGCTGCATAAAATTTCGAAATATTCAGGAAAAGATGGAACGGCGCCAAAATTAAATAAAATTGGCAGCGATGCCTGGGAGCAACTAAAACGCAAAACAAAGGCGAAAGTAAAAGATATTGCGAAAGATTTAATTGCATTATACGCGCAACGCAAAGCAAGTAAAGGTTTCTCTTTTTCACCCGATGGCTATTTGCAAAACGAACTCGAAGCAAGTTTTATTTATGAAGATACACCTGATCAATTCAGGGCAACGGTAGATGTAAAACGCGATATGGAAAAACCTCATCCAATGGACCGGTTGGTTTGTGGAGATGTTGGTTTTGGCAAAACAGAAATTGCCATTCGCGCCGCATTCAAAGCTGTTGTTGATGGAAAGCAGGTTGCTGTGTTGGTGCCGACAACTATTTTGGCATCTCAACATTTCAAAACATTTTCGGAGCGATTAAAAGAATTTCCGGTTACTGTAGATTATATCAATCGATTTAAATCAGATAAGGATAAAAAAGCAACATTAGAAAAATTAGCTGAAGGAAAAGTTGATATATTAGTCGGAACACATGCCATTATCGGAAAAAAAATAAAATTCAAAGATTTAGGGTTATTAATAATTGATGAAGAACAAAAATTTGGAGTAACTGTAAAAGAAAAGTTACGTGCTTTCAGAGCAAATATTGATACCTTAACATTAACGGCTACACCAATTCCAAGAACCTTACAATTTAGTATGATGGGTGCTCGTGACCTGTCAATTATAAATACACCACCACCAAACAGGCAGCCGATTCAAACTGAATTAAAAACATTTGATGCCGAATTTATCCGCGATGCCATTTATCAGGAAATTTATCGCGGTGGTCAGGTTTATTTTATTCACAACCGCGTTCGCGATATTCAGGAAACTGCTGCCTTAATAAAAAAAGTTTGCCCCGATTTAAATATTGGTGTTGCTCACGGTCAGCTTGAAGGTGAGGAGCTGGAAGACCACATGTTAAAGTTTATTGATAAAACATACGATGTGCTGGTTTGCACCAATATTGTTGAAAGCGGATTAGATATTCCGAATGCCAATACCATTATTATAAATAATGCACATTGGTTTGGCCTAAGCGATTTACATCAGTTGCGGGGACGTGTGGGTAGAAGTAATAAAAAGGCTTATTGTTATTTAATTTCACCTCCTTTATTCGGGTTGCCTGATGATTCGAGAAAACGATTACGCACGATAGAACAATTTGCCGATTTAGGCAGCGGATTTCAGATTTCGATGCGCGATTTGGATATTCGTGGTGCAGGAAATTTATTAGGTGCCGAACAAAGCGGATTTATTTCTGAAATTGGTTTCGATATGTATCATAAAATACTGGACGAAGCCATTCGTGAATTAAAACAAACGCAGTTTAAAGAATTATTTGCCGATCAGGTTGCTGAAAAACAGGAATATGTGCGGGATGTTCAAATTGATACCGACCTGGAAATGCTGATTCCGGATGCTTATATCACAAATATTAATGAGCGGATGAGCATTTATACCCGTTTGGACAATGTTGCAAACGAAGAGCAGATTACGCAGTTTAAAACTGAACTTACCGACCGTTTTGGCAAAGTTCCGCGACAGGTGGAAGAGCTGTTTAACGGCATTAGATTGAGATGGCTTGCAAAAGATATGGGCTTAGAACGCATCATATTTAAAGGCCGTAAACTGCGCTGCTATTTTGTAGAAAATCCGGAGTCGGTTTTTTATGATAGCCAGTTGTTTAAACAGATCATGCAGGTGATTGGCCAAAAACAAACCACGGGAACCATAAAACAAACCGACAAACACCTCATCCTCATTTTTGAGCAGGTTCAAAGTATGAGCCATGCGCGAACTTTACTACAAAACCTGCATCAGGTTCTTTTTAGTGCTGTTTCAAAACAGTAA
- a CDS encoding response regulator transcription factor → MNNIKVLLFDDNIRIRESLSILFNSTRGFEFCGAYPDNMQVVELVELHKPNVVLMDIDLPGINGIEAVRKIRKVDAEIPILMLTVFDDDQKIFDAICAGASGYMLKNKSLDQLIDAVREVSLGGAPMTPSIAKRVLELFQKQNKLETADDFNLSPREKDVLSHLVRGSSYKMIADELQIGYDTVHTHIKKIYKKLHVNSMTEAVAKALKNKLT, encoded by the coding sequence ATGAATAACATTAAGGTTTTGTTGTTTGATGATAATATCCGAATCAGGGAGTCGCTGTCGATTTTATTTAACAGCACGCGTGGATTTGAATTTTGTGGGGCTTATCCGGATAATATGCAGGTTGTAGAGTTGGTAGAATTACACAAGCCGAATGTTGTATTGATGGATATCGATTTGCCCGGTATCAATGGAATAGAAGCTGTTCGTAAAATCAGAAAAGTAGATGCTGAAATACCCATTTTAATGCTCACCGTTTTTGATGATGACCAGAAAATATTTGATGCCATTTGTGCTGGTGCTTCCGGCTATATGCTTAAAAATAAATCGCTGGATCAATTAATCGATGCTGTTCGTGAAGTGTCGTTAGGGGGTGCTCCAATGACGCCCTCCATTGCCAAACGTGTATTGGAACTGTTTCAAAAACAAAATAAACTGGAAACTGCAGATGATTTTAATTTAAGTCCAAGGGAAAAAGATGTTTTATCACATTTAGTGCGCGGTTCAAGCTACAAAATGATTGCCGATGAACTACAAATCGGATATGATACCGTGCATACCCATATAAAAAAGATTTACAAAAAATTGCATGTCAACTCAATGACTGAAGCGGTTGCAAAAGCATTAAAAAATAAATTAACCTGA
- a CDS encoding cystathionine gamma-synthase family protein encodes MENHQFRPESLMMSYGYKPELSEGAIKCPIFQTSTFVFKNAEAGKRFFEVAYGLSEQKPGEEQGLIYSRLNNPDLEVLENRLTLWDGADACAVFSSGMSAISTVLLEFLKPGSFVLYSAPLYGGTDHFINHVLPQWGIESAGFDANSTEEDIENIILSKGGKHLRLIYVETPANPTNALIDLQMCKRIANKFSNDEKQVVLAVDNTYMGPLWSHPLKHGADLVIYSATKYIGGHSDVIAGAVLGNHALMTRIKTMRTFMGNMMSPWTGWLLLRSLETLKPRMELQAQNAVKVAEFLREHPKVEKVYYLGFLEEGTEQYAIYRNQYLSAGAMLSFDVVGGEKEAFTFLNNLKLIKLAVSLGSTESLAEHPATMTHADVSQTEKDKLGISEKLVRISIGVEYYEDLIFDIDQALSLI; translated from the coding sequence ATGGAAAATCATCAATTTCGTCCTGAGAGCCTCATGATGAGTTATGGCTACAAGCCTGAACTTAGTGAAGGCGCAATAAAATGTCCGATATTTCAAACATCCACTTTTGTTTTTAAAAATGCAGAAGCAGGAAAACGTTTTTTTGAAGTTGCTTACGGATTAAGCGAACAAAAACCCGGTGAAGAGCAGGGTTTAATTTATTCGCGACTTAATAACCCCGACCTCGAAGTATTGGAAAACCGCCTTACCCTTTGGGATGGCGCCGATGCCTGCGCCGTTTTTTCAAGCGGCATGAGTGCAATTTCTACTGTTTTGTTAGAGTTCCTGAAGCCGGGTTCATTTGTGTTGTACAGCGCGCCGCTGTATGGTGGTACCGACCATTTTATCAATCACGTATTGCCGCAATGGGGCATAGAAAGTGCCGGATTTGATGCAAATAGTACTGAAGAAGATATCGAAAATATCATTCTTTCAAAAGGCGGAAAACATTTGCGCTTAATTTATGTGGAAACCCCTGCCAATCCGACAAACGCATTAATTGATTTGCAAATGTGCAAACGTATTGCAAATAAATTTTCGAATGATGAAAAACAAGTGGTGCTTGCAGTTGACAATACTTATATGGGCCCGCTGTGGAGTCACCCGTTAAAACACGGAGCAGATTTAGTAATCTATTCTGCTACAAAATATATTGGCGGACATAGTGATGTGATTGCAGGTGCCGTTTTGGGAAATCATGCATTAATGACACGCATTAAAACAATGCGCACATTTATGGGAAATATGATGAGTCCGTGGACCGGCTGGTTATTGTTGCGGAGTTTGGAAACATTAAAACCCAGAATGGAATTACAAGCGCAAAATGCTGTAAAAGTTGCCGAATTTTTGCGCGAACATCCTAAAGTTGAAAAAGTGTATTACCTCGGTTTTTTAGAAGAAGGTACCGAACAATATGCCATTTATCGCAATCAATATTTATCTGCAGGCGCAATGTTAAGTTTTGATGTTGTGGGTGGAGAAAAAGAAGCGTTTACATTTTTAAACAATCTAAAACTAATCAAACTCGCAGTATCATTGGGCAGCACCGAATCGTTAGCTGAACACCCTGCTACGATGACTCATGCTGATGTATCACAAACTGAAAAAGATAAATTGGGCATCAGCGAAAAACTCGTGCGTATTAGTATTGGCGTTGAATATTATGAAGATTTAATTTTTGATATTGACCAAGCGTTAAGTTTAATTTAA
- a CDS encoding DUF3108 domain-containing protein, which yields MKLTTILVCSLVLLMATAFKSDNNCESFFPNEVGTKWELTNYDAKDKVTSKSLSQLTAINNVADGMEATINIEIFDEKNKSLNKGDVIMKCTQDKFLMDMSNMFPKDQFNGMNDVSIEISDQYMEFPSNPVAGQTLPDDESTMTVTMNGMTIMSMKMKTTNRKVEGTETITTPAGTYNCVKYSSDTEVSSTMFKSKSKSTMYMAKNVGMVKMESYDDKGKLQSKQLLTSFGK from the coding sequence ATGAAACTAACAACCATATTGGTATGTTCATTGGTATTGCTGATGGCAACCGCATTTAAAAGTGATAATAATTGCGAATCTTTTTTTCCAAATGAAGTTGGCACAAAATGGGAGCTTACAAATTATGATGCTAAAGACAAAGTAACTTCTAAAAGTTTAAGTCAGCTCACTGCAATAAATAATGTTGCCGATGGCATGGAAGCCACAATTAATATTGAAATATTTGATGAAAAAAATAAGTCATTAAATAAAGGTGATGTAATAATGAAATGTACTCAGGATAAATTTTTAATGGACATGAGTAATATGTTTCCGAAAGATCAGTTTAATGGAATGAATGATGTAAGTATAGAAATTTCTGATCAATACATGGAATTCCCATCTAATCCTGTTGCCGGACAAACCTTACCGGATGATGAAAGTACAATGACTGTTACCATGAACGGTATGACCATTATGAGCATGAAAATGAAAACCACCAATCGCAAGGTTGAAGGTACCGAAACCATTACAACACCTGCAGGCACTTATAATTGTGTAAAATATTCATCCGATACTGAAGTATCATCTACCATGTTTAAATCGAAATCAAAATCGACCATGTATATGGCAAAAAATGTTGGTATGGTGAAAATGGAGAGTTATGATGATAAAGGTAAATTACAATCAAAACAATTACTTACATCATTTGGTAAATAA